A single Xylanimonas cellulosilytica DSM 15894 DNA region contains:
- a CDS encoding AMIN-like domain-containing (lipo)protein, which yields MRTRLRLAAAASVMAVSLLASGCTAPSSGLPDAAAASVADELAAADAADAATEAELAEEAAERLAAEERTIHGELTARESAAAAVLDDVWWWLDSPPSADAALTVTGARTELLDGVDRLVLDLAGTGEPGWGVEVVETASDDGSGFPVEVEGDQFVLLRLAGMEFPVDAEHAQIEPQLLDVDGAALAQVAVRFWSEGNLNVFLGVVGDGEPQVTAELHHDPLRLVVDVAHP from the coding sequence ATGCGCACCAGACTCCGGCTCGCGGCCGCAGCGTCGGTCATGGCCGTGTCCCTGCTCGCTTCCGGGTGCACTGCCCCGTCCTCCGGCCTGCCCGACGCCGCCGCCGCGTCCGTGGCGGACGAGCTGGCCGCGGCAGACGCGGCAGATGCGGCGACCGAGGCGGAGCTGGCGGAGGAGGCGGCCGAGCGGCTCGCCGCCGAGGAGCGGACGATTCACGGCGAGCTCACCGCGCGCGAGTCCGCGGCCGCGGCAGTCCTCGACGACGTCTGGTGGTGGCTCGACTCCCCACCCAGCGCCGACGCCGCCCTGACCGTCACCGGCGCACGCACCGAGCTGCTCGACGGCGTCGACCGCCTCGTCCTGGACCTCGCCGGCACGGGCGAGCCCGGGTGGGGTGTTGAAGTGGTCGAGACCGCGTCCGACGACGGCTCCGGCTTCCCCGTCGAGGTCGAGGGCGACCAGTTCGTGCTGCTGCGCCTCGCCGGGATGGAGTTCCCGGTGGACGCCGAGCACGCCCAGATCGAGCCGCAGCTCCTCGACGTCGACGGCGCCGCGCTCGCCCAGGTCGCCGTGCGCTTCTGGTCCGAGGGCAACCTCAACGTGTTCCTCGGCGTCGTCGGCGACGGCGAGCCGCAGGTCACCGCGGAGCTGCACCACGACCCGCTGCGCCTCGTGGTGGACGTCGCCCACCCCTGA
- a CDS encoding metal-sensitive transcriptional regulator, with protein MTEHSHDAAHGYASDKEAYLKRMRRIEGQVRGIARMIDEDVYCIDILTQVSAVKSALQAVSLALVEDHLGHCVVDAARQSDDAGAEKVREAAEAIGRLVRS; from the coding sequence ATGACCGAGCACAGCCACGACGCCGCCCACGGCTACGCCTCCGACAAGGAGGCCTACCTCAAGCGCATGCGCCGCATCGAGGGGCAGGTGCGCGGCATCGCCCGCATGATCGACGAGGACGTCTACTGCATCGACATCCTCACGCAGGTGTCCGCAGTCAAGAGCGCGCTCCAGGCCGTCAGCCTCGCGCTCGTCGAGGACCACCTCGGGCACTGCGTCGTCGACGCCGCCAGGCAGTCCGACGACGCGGGCGCCGAGAAGGTGCGCGAGGCCGCCGAGGCCATCGGCCGGCTCGTGCGCAGCTAG
- a CDS encoding heavy-metal-associated domain-containing protein, whose product MTTLTTLSVTGMTCEHCVAAVSRELKAVDGVKRVSVELRNGGTSSVSVHSGAPLDEAALREAIDEAGYDVVGIDVLEDALTAQMTERADAYRATGVRTVDDAAAPAAAAEVAAPDATPEAAPEAEAPEAAAERQHGGCACGCGGHGRQGLGIGLPIVPLN is encoded by the coding sequence ATGACGACTCTCACCACCCTCTCCGTGACCGGCATGACCTGCGAGCACTGCGTCGCCGCGGTCAGCCGCGAGCTCAAGGCCGTCGACGGCGTCAAGCGCGTCTCCGTCGAGTTGCGCAACGGCGGCACGTCCTCCGTCTCCGTGCACTCGGGCGCCCCGCTCGACGAGGCCGCGCTGCGCGAGGCGATCGACGAGGCCGGCTACGACGTCGTCGGCATCGACGTGCTCGAAGACGCCCTCACGGCACAGATGACCGAACGCGCCGACGCGTACCGCGCGACAGGCGTGCGGACGGTGGACGACGCGGCGGCGCCGGCGGCTGCGGCTGAGGTGGCGGCGCCCGACGCGACGCCTGAGGCGGCACCTGAGGCGGAGGCGCCCGAGGCGGCCGCCGAGAGGCAGCACGGCGGTTGCGCGTGCGGCTGCGGCGGCCACGGCCGCCAGGGCCTCGGCATCGGCCTGCCGATCGTCCCGCTGAACTGA